The proteins below are encoded in one region of Methanomassiliicoccus luminyensis B10:
- a CDS encoding ABC transporter ATP-binding protein, with amino-acid sequence MEKAIEIRGLSKSYHIISGAGAYRPVGMRIGESLSTFVRHPLASIQGHIYGSEVFWALKDVNLDVERGETVGIIGRNGAGKSTLLKILSQITYPTAGEIVLRGSVGSLLEVGTGFHPDLTGRENVFLNGAILGMGKKEIQSKFDAIVKFAEVEKFLDTPIKRYSSGMYLRLAFSVAAHLEPDILIADEVLAVGDQQFQAKCLGKMKEVAGEGRTVIFVSHNMHAVRSLCETGVFLRSGRVVAKGLVDEVINAYSQTLEGEMGALPLRGEEIIVDSLEVIQRGLNTGLIDGGLPFEVVVRFTLPVSAENLRMGIVVNTSLGDELVRSLFSDWDRSTERLPPGDYEARLTFPGKLLSSGNYTIALTAHKQGSIDLLQGRHVDRVVNVSAPLDFNSGGPADPYRAEVLLDRKWELQKMR; translated from the coding sequence ATGGAGAAGGCCATCGAGATAAGGGGGCTGTCCAAGAGCTATCACATCATCTCCGGCGCCGGCGCTTACCGGCCGGTGGGGATGAGGATAGGGGAGAGCCTTTCGACCTTCGTCCGCCACCCCCTTGCCTCGATCCAGGGGCACATCTACGGGAGCGAGGTGTTCTGGGCGCTGAAGGACGTGAACCTTGATGTGGAGAGGGGGGAAACGGTCGGCATCATCGGCCGAAACGGGGCGGGGAAGAGCACTCTGCTCAAGATACTCTCGCAGATCACTTATCCCACCGCCGGCGAGATCGTGCTCCGGGGGTCCGTAGGCTCCTTGCTGGAGGTCGGCACCGGGTTCCATCCAGATCTCACCGGTCGAGAGAACGTGTTCCTCAACGGGGCCATCCTGGGGATGGGGAAGAAGGAGATCCAGTCCAAGTTCGACGCCATCGTGAAGTTCGCAGAGGTGGAGAAGTTCCTGGATACTCCCATCAAGCGCTACTCCTCGGGCATGTACCTCCGCCTGGCGTTCTCTGTGGCGGCGCACCTGGAGCCGGACATCCTCATTGCCGACGAGGTGCTGGCGGTGGGCGACCAGCAGTTCCAGGCCAAGTGCCTGGGGAAGATGAAGGAGGTGGCCGGGGAGGGCCGCACCGTCATCTTCGTCTCGCACAACATGCATGCAGTGCGGTCGCTGTGCGAGACGGGGGTGTTCCTCAGGTCAGGGAGGGTCGTCGCCAAGGGGCTGGTGGACGAGGTGATCAACGCCTACTCCCAGACCCTGGAGGGCGAGATGGGCGCCCTGCCGCTCAGAGGGGAGGAGATCATCGTAGATTCCCTGGAGGTGATCCAGCGCGGCCTGAACACTGGCCTCATTGACGGCGGCTTGCCGTTCGAGGTGGTGGTGCGCTTTACCCTGCCGGTGAGCGCGGAGAACCTGCGCATGGGCATAGTGGTGAACACCAGCCTGGGGGATGAGCTGGTCCGCTCCCTGTTCTCCGATTGGGACCGCAGCACGGAGCGCCTTCCTCCCGGCGACTACGAGGCCCGCCTGACGTTCCCGGGGAAGCTGCTGTCCTCCGGCAACTATACCATCGCCCTCACGGCGCACAAGCAGGGGTCCATCGACCTGCTGCAGGGCCGCCATGTCGACCGCGTGGTCAACGTGTCCGCCCCCCTGGATTTCAATTCCGGGGGGCCGGCGGACCCGTACCGCGCGGAGGTTCTGCTCGACAGGAAGTGGGAGCTGCAGAAGATGCGGTGA
- a CDS encoding SufB/SufD family protein produces MPTGEDGLKERARKALNKQAKYGEDIDLDKFKDGARDIPVSRLSELPDDMKETLLGAGVIPTGEGREGSLVVLDSSMVARDIEGDGFELLDTREALKKHSWLRDYSWKAVQVDADKYTAATYLGDSPGYFIHALPGKKVKLPVQTCLMVGHNQTAQTVHNIIVVEEGASLEVVSGCTTRKGVEAAIHLGISEFYVKKGGSLTFTMIHNWADQVGVRPRTGVIVEEGGSYVNNYVVLKPVKSIQMYPTANLVGKGSVARFNTIAVAHPGSVLDLGSKAVLAGQGSRAEIIARSITTGGTVYNRGTLVGEAPDIKAHLECRGLILGKNGVNVAIPELDARVPDVEMTHEASLGKIARDQVDYIMSRGLTEDEAVGMIVRGFLEVGIRGIPEELKAEIDKTIAQSDLASG; encoded by the coding sequence ATGCCGACTGGTGAGGACGGGCTGAAGGAACGCGCGCGGAAGGCCCTGAACAAGCAGGCCAAGTACGGCGAGGACATCGACCTCGATAAGTTCAAGGACGGCGCTAGAGACATACCGGTCTCCCGCCTCAGCGAGCTTCCTGACGACATGAAGGAAACGCTCCTCGGCGCCGGGGTCATCCCCACCGGGGAGGGCCGCGAGGGAAGCCTGGTGGTCCTGGACAGCTCCATGGTCGCCCGCGACATCGAGGGCGACGGGTTCGAGCTCCTGGACACCCGGGAGGCGCTGAAGAAGCACTCCTGGCTAAGGGACTATTCCTGGAAGGCGGTGCAGGTCGACGCTGACAAGTACACCGCGGCGACGTACCTCGGCGACTCTCCCGGATACTTCATTCACGCTCTGCCCGGGAAGAAGGTCAAGCTGCCGGTGCAGACGTGCCTGATGGTCGGGCACAACCAGACCGCGCAGACGGTCCACAATATCATCGTGGTGGAGGAAGGCGCGTCGCTCGAAGTGGTCTCGGGCTGCACCACCCGGAAGGGCGTGGAGGCCGCCATCCACCTGGGCATCTCGGAGTTCTACGTCAAGAAGGGCGGGTCGCTGACCTTCACCATGATCCACAACTGGGCCGATCAGGTCGGAGTGAGGCCGCGCACCGGCGTGATCGTGGAAGAGGGCGGCAGCTACGTCAACAACTATGTCGTCCTCAAGCCGGTGAAGAGCATCCAGATGTACCCGACGGCAAATCTGGTGGGCAAGGGTTCGGTGGCGCGGTTCAATACCATCGCCGTCGCTCACCCCGGCTCCGTGCTGGACCTGGGCTCCAAGGCGGTGCTTGCCGGCCAGGGTTCCAGGGCGGAGATCATAGCCCGGTCCATCACCACCGGCGGCACGGTATACAACCGCGGCACGCTGGTAGGAGAGGCGCCTGACATCAAGGCCCACCTGGAATGCCGCGGGCTCATCCTCGGCAAGAACGGCGTGAACGTGGCCATTCCCGAGCTGGATGCCAGGGTCCCCGACGTGGAGATGACCCACGAGGCCTCGCTGGGCAAGATCGCCCGGGACCAGGTCGACTACATTATGTCCCGCGGCCTCACCGAGGACGAGGCGGTCGGCATGATCGTCCGGGGGTTCCTGGAGGTCGGCATCAGGGGCATACCGGAGGAGCTCAAGGCGGAGATAGACAAGACCATCGCCCAGAGCGACCTGGCGTCGGGATAA
- a CDS encoding glycosyltransferase family 2 protein — protein sequence MWLTDVVLRRSESYRKNLRFEPNLARFVAKYGSRPVPSRERDLTLEIIIPCYNHGRFLRDALSSCPRDAPITISYDESTDDTGEIIERLKDEFTFKLLKNGEAAGQGESINRAIAASDHDAFMVLNADDCLLPYAYDAVARTFDRFPDARLVGGGSIPFADPSTLRLSAHLPVRLGYLHEATVLRPEQVRRVKELNDVNMTMSSCSFTRSAWKAVDGFWPFDRRVCSHDDRDFQLRVGCLFPIALIEEPLAFYRTNSSLARGQA from the coding sequence ATGTGGCTGACCGACGTTGTTCTGAGGCGAAGTGAGAGCTACCGGAAGAACCTGAGGTTCGAACCGAACCTGGCCAGGTTCGTGGCCAAGTACGGCTCCCGCCCCGTACCGTCCAGGGAGAGGGACCTCACGCTGGAGATCATCATCCCCTGCTACAACCACGGGCGGTTCCTCCGCGACGCGCTGTCTTCCTGCCCCCGCGATGCGCCGATCACCATATCGTACGATGAGTCGACCGACGACACCGGCGAGATCATCGAGCGGCTGAAGGACGAGTTCACCTTCAAGCTGCTGAAGAACGGGGAGGCCGCGGGGCAGGGGGAGAGCATCAACCGGGCCATCGCCGCTTCTGACCATGACGCCTTCATGGTGCTCAATGCCGACGACTGCCTGCTCCCGTACGCGTACGACGCTGTAGCGCGTACCTTCGATCGGTTCCCCGATGCAAGATTGGTAGGCGGTGGGAGCATTCCCTTCGCCGACCCAAGCACTCTGCGCCTGAGCGCGCACCTGCCCGTTCGCCTCGGATACCTGCACGAAGCAACGGTCCTGCGGCCGGAGCAGGTGCGGAGGGTGAAGGAGCTGAACGATGTCAATATGACCATGAGCAGCTGTTCGTTCACCCGGTCGGCCTGGAAGGCCGTCGACGGGTTCTGGCCGTTCGACCGGAGGGTGTGCAGCCACGACGACCGCGACTTCCAGCTGCGGGTGGGGTGCCTGTTCCCCATCGCGCTGATCGAGGAGCCTCTGGCCTTCTACCGCACCAACAGCTCGCTGGCCCGCGGGCAGGCGTGA
- a CDS encoding acyltransferase, translating into MSAGKSGWRGEFDYLRGFAILAIVWIHVGAFYVMIGHPSAIAPINEFLTHFADFGVPLFFFISGFVLTLRYFKVDSAPKFYVRRLAFIVPPYVVFTAIYGIYSVLFVDTSVQRATLSFALFDAAGAFWFIAIIIQLYLLFPLLTRWYARLEARGQGWRLAGYSLVLYVLWWSVLFPATQYAIDLVGGSVVPDLGAIVAERLFPGYLIFFVLGIFACRSPSLTSRWYRTLSGIALVPAAAIMAVGLMFLKTGFWWAMLVLPFSIVMFALLARASYWLMARPGWVSRGLQAIGVYSYGIYLIHVLIIAVVVKGLLTAGLGYGDAAFYLALYPITVALSFLALWVINKLPLGHYATGVRTKKKTSEKSMRSRSAEGRKS; encoded by the coding sequence ATGTCGGCAGGGAAGAGCGGATGGAGGGGCGAGTTCGACTACCTCCGGGGATTCGCCATCCTGGCGATCGTCTGGATCCACGTCGGGGCCTTCTACGTGATGATCGGGCATCCCAGCGCGATCGCCCCGATTAACGAGTTCCTCACCCACTTCGCCGACTTCGGCGTTCCCCTGTTCTTCTTCATTTCCGGGTTCGTTCTCACGCTGAGGTACTTCAAGGTCGACAGCGCACCGAAGTTCTACGTGCGCCGCCTGGCCTTCATCGTACCGCCGTACGTGGTGTTCACGGCGATCTATGGAATCTATAGCGTCCTGTTCGTGGATACGTCGGTCCAACGGGCAACGCTGTCCTTCGCCCTGTTCGACGCGGCGGGGGCGTTCTGGTTCATCGCCATCATCATCCAGCTGTACCTGCTGTTCCCGCTCCTGACCCGGTGGTACGCCCGCCTGGAGGCGAGGGGGCAGGGATGGAGGCTGGCGGGGTACTCTCTTGTCCTCTACGTACTGTGGTGGAGCGTGCTGTTCCCGGCCACCCAGTACGCGATCGACCTTGTGGGCGGCTCCGTGGTGCCGGACCTGGGGGCCATCGTGGCCGAGCGCCTCTTCCCAGGCTACCTGATCTTCTTCGTGCTGGGGATATTTGCCTGCCGCAGCCCCTCTCTCACGTCCCGATGGTACAGGACGCTGAGCGGCATAGCGCTGGTCCCCGCGGCCGCCATCATGGCCGTCGGCCTGATGTTCCTGAAGACAGGGTTCTGGTGGGCCATGCTGGTCCTGCCGTTCAGCATCGTCATGTTCGCGCTGCTGGCGAGGGCATCGTACTGGCTAATGGCCCGCCCCGGCTGGGTGTCGAGGGGGCTGCAGGCGATAGGGGTGTACTCTTACGGGATATACCTCATCCACGTGCTGATCATCGCCGTAGTGGTGAAGGGGCTGCTGACGGCAGGACTGGGGTACGGGGACGCCGCGTTCTATCTGGCCCTCTACCCCATCACCGTGGCGCTGAGCTTCCTGGCTCTGTGGGTGATCAACAAGCTGCCGCTGGGGCACTATGCGACCGGAGTAAGGACGAAGAAGAAGACTTCCGAAAAGAGCATGCGATCACGGTCGGCGGAAGGGCGGAAGAGCTGA
- a CDS encoding flavodoxin, whose protein sequence is MSKVAIVYWSGTGNTEAMASLVAEGAKSAGAEVEVYQAKDFAPGTAERYTKIAFGCPAMGDEMLEEDEFEPMFASVEPTLKGKSVALFGSYDWGDGEWMRRWEERCASTGANIVAVTMAHEAPDKDAEAACKAMGAELARAGTSQVPGG, encoded by the coding sequence ATGAGCAAGGTCGCAATAGTATATTGGAGCGGCACCGGGAACACCGAGGCCATGGCCTCCCTTGTGGCAGAGGGAGCGAAGAGCGCGGGCGCCGAGGTCGAGGTCTATCAGGCCAAGGACTTCGCCCCGGGAACGGCGGAGAGGTACACCAAGATCGCCTTCGGGTGCCCGGCCATGGGCGACGAGATGCTGGAAGAGGATGAGTTCGAGCCCATGTTCGCTTCGGTGGAGCCGACGCTGAAGGGGAAGAGCGTCGCCCTGTTCGGCTCCTATGACTGGGGGGACGGCGAGTGGATGCGCAGATGGGAGGAACGGTGCGCATCCACGGGGGCCAACATCGTCGCCGTGACGATGGCCCACGAAGCCCCTGACAAGGACGCGGAAGCCGCCTGCAAGGCGATGGGGGCCGAGCTGGCGAGGGCAGGGACGTCCCAGGTCCCCGGTGGTTGA
- a CDS encoding VOC family protein has product MPLGDPMGGEAPEQERGKLLRIAQLRVPVSDIEQAIELYSEVLGLRLASDMRAMGQAEIALDEGATLLLYVPGKDDEDQPGIRTGAVLATDSIYDFHKVLVDEGIEFTMKPQRDKFGRLIARFVDDDGNEFEVVDAPK; this is encoded by the coding sequence ATGCCTCTAGGCGACCCCATGGGCGGGGAGGCCCCCGAACAGGAGCGAGGAAAACTGCTCAGGATCGCGCAGCTCCGGGTGCCGGTCAGCGACATCGAGCAGGCCATAGAGCTGTACTCCGAGGTCCTGGGCCTCAGGCTGGCCTCGGACATGAGGGCCATGGGGCAGGCCGAGATCGCTCTGGACGAGGGCGCCACTCTGCTGCTGTACGTCCCGGGGAAGGATGACGAGGACCAGCCCGGCATCCGCACCGGGGCGGTGCTCGCCACTGATTCCATCTATGACTTCCACAAGGTGCTGGTCGACGAGGGCATCGAGTTCACCATGAAACCGCAGAGGGACAAGTTCGGCCGTCTCATCGCCCGCTTCGTTGATGACGACGGGAACGAGTTCGAGGTGGTGGACGCTCCGAAGTAG
- a CDS encoding ABC transporter permease yields MAEKKVKVIRPKGSRWELGLGEIWEYRELLYFLVWKQIKTKYKQSVLGIGWAIVQPLLLTFVFGFIFYRLANLSTGGIEPYSFLFAGLILWTFLSGTVTSASLSLIANAPMISKVYFPRVLIPLSLVIAGLLDYAIAAIMVVAVILIMGESISVWAVFTFVPLALTFLLSAGVSFWLSAAAAKYRDVQYVVPFGVSIAMYASPVLYPISWATTDLIRLALNLNPLTGIFTAQRFFIFGRPEMDFLPLLYSIFATLAIFLTGLLYFKHYERQLADVI; encoded by the coding sequence ATGGCGGAAAAGAAGGTCAAGGTCATACGCCCCAAGGGTTCCCGCTGGGAACTGGGCCTGGGAGAGATATGGGAGTACCGCGAGCTCCTATACTTCCTGGTCTGGAAGCAAATCAAGACCAAGTACAAGCAGAGCGTCCTGGGGATCGGCTGGGCCATCGTGCAGCCGCTCCTCCTGACCTTCGTGTTCGGGTTCATATTCTACCGGCTGGCCAACCTGTCCACCGGGGGCATCGAGCCATATTCCTTCCTGTTCGCCGGCCTCATTCTGTGGACGTTCTTGTCCGGCACCGTCACCTCCGCGTCGCTGAGCCTCATCGCCAACGCACCCATGATCTCCAAGGTGTACTTCCCCCGTGTGCTTATACCGCTGAGCCTGGTGATCGCCGGTCTGCTGGACTATGCCATCGCCGCGATCATGGTGGTAGCGGTCATCCTCATCATGGGTGAGAGCATCAGCGTTTGGGCGGTGTTCACCTTCGTCCCTCTGGCCCTCACGTTCCTGTTGTCAGCGGGAGTGAGCTTCTGGCTGTCCGCGGCCGCTGCTAAGTACCGCGATGTGCAGTACGTAGTGCCGTTCGGGGTGTCCATAGCCATGTACGCCTCCCCGGTGCTGTACCCCATCAGCTGGGCGACCACCGACCTCATCCGGCTCGCGCTGAACCTCAACCCGCTCACCGGCATATTCACGGCCCAGAGGTTCTTCATATTCGGACGGCCGGAAATGGACTTCCTGCCGCTCCTCTACTCCATCTTCGCCACGCTGGCCATCTTCCTCACCGGCCTGCTGTACTTCAAGCACTATGAACGGCAGCTCGCGGATGTGATCTGA
- a CDS encoding glycosyltransferase — translation MRLAQTFRTIYRDLTKKEMTSLPAVPPARGRALMGYLNAAVVSKEDSRLLRSGHTNRWECRNIAHIFSSFGYDVDAINWDNKKFLPSRSYNVHFDISTNMARFHSALPDTQRLLHVTESYPRFNNAAEARRVEEMERRTGVPYAPKRKMLEPDLFDSSLEIADRISLIGNEVTLSTFPERFRDRITLVTPSSSTAFIKPPKALVPPSREFLWFNGAGAVHKGLDLTLEAFRKLPDLRLNVVGNAHEEEDFMRAYGNDLLHAPNITYYGWLRTDGRVFREVMERCCCFISPSAARASPRPPPPRCGPVCIL, via the coding sequence GTGAGACTTGCCCAGACCTTCCGGACGATATACCGGGACCTGACGAAGAAGGAGATGACGAGCCTGCCTGCCGTCCCTCCCGCCAGGGGAAGGGCGCTGATGGGGTACCTCAACGCCGCAGTGGTCAGCAAGGAGGACTCCCGGCTACTGAGGAGCGGGCACACCAATAGGTGGGAGTGCAGGAACATCGCCCACATATTTTCATCCTTTGGCTACGATGTCGACGCCATCAACTGGGATAACAAGAAGTTCCTCCCCTCACGCAGCTACAATGTGCATTTCGACATCAGCACCAACATGGCCCGATTCCATAGCGCCCTTCCTGACACCCAGCGCCTGTTGCATGTAACTGAAAGCTATCCCCGCTTCAACAATGCCGCCGAAGCTAGGAGGGTCGAGGAGATGGAGCGCCGGACCGGCGTGCCTTACGCTCCAAAGCGCAAGATGCTAGAGCCGGACCTCTTCGACAGTTCTCTTGAGATCGCGGATCGCATCTCCCTGATCGGGAATGAGGTCACGCTGTCCACGTTCCCGGAGAGATTTCGCGACAGGATCACATTGGTCACACCATCGTCCTCGACAGCCTTCATCAAGCCCCCCAAGGCACTGGTCCCCCCTAGCCGCGAGTTCCTGTGGTTCAACGGCGCCGGAGCGGTGCACAAGGGATTGGACCTAACGCTGGAAGCGTTCCGGAAGCTCCCCGACCTGCGCCTGAACGTGGTGGGCAACGCTCACGAGGAGGAGGATTTCATGAGGGCGTACGGGAATGACCTCCTTCACGCGCCGAACATTACCTATTACGGCTGGCTTAGGACCGACGGCAGGGTGTTCAGGGAAGTGATGGAGCGGTGCTGCTGCTTCATCTCCCCCTCTGCAGCGAGGGCATCTCCACGTCCTCCGCCACCGCGATGCGGGCCGGTCTGTATCCTGTGA
- a CDS encoding glycosyltransferase family 4 protein gives MVAKVFYDHQIFSLPSYGGISRYYGELFRRYAGDPDLDIDLALAFSGNQYLEGTRFSSRYWASDTLRSRTVAKARDLTGIDLKYWTNQRVSARALRRQDFDIFHPTYYDPYFIEPLGRKPCYLIVHDMIHDLLTQYYPANAKVIGWKKAVVDRADHIVTVSANTKNDLCRLYGVDGSRVRVIRQGISLDPPPGPVERPDGVPERYILFVGHRWTYKNFDRFLEAVSPLLAKDRELHLLCVGGDPFSEAEDLRISRLGLAGQVRQMRVDDSFLIALYKNALAFVFPSLYEGFGLPVLEAFACGCPAVLSNTSSLPELGGDAAEYFDPGDEASMAEGISRVVQDEGLRARMTAQGLERAKLFSWDRTARETKAAYLSML, from the coding sequence ATGGTGGCCAAGGTCTTCTACGATCACCAGATATTCTCTTTGCCATCGTATGGCGGCATCTCCCGCTATTATGGGGAATTGTTTCGGCGCTACGCCGGCGACCCCGATCTTGACATCGATCTCGCCCTGGCGTTCAGCGGGAACCAGTACCTTGAGGGGACGAGGTTCTCGAGCAGGTACTGGGCCTCGGACACGCTGCGCAGCAGAACGGTGGCGAAAGCTCGCGACCTCACTGGGATCGACCTCAAGTACTGGACCAACCAGCGCGTTTCCGCCCGGGCCCTGAGGCGGCAGGACTTCGACATATTTCATCCCACATATTACGACCCATACTTCATCGAGCCTCTGGGAAGGAAACCCTGCTACCTGATAGTTCACGATATGATACATGACCTTCTTACCCAATACTACCCGGCGAACGCCAAGGTGATAGGCTGGAAGAAGGCCGTCGTGGATAGGGCCGATCACATCGTCACTGTCTCCGCGAACACCAAGAACGACCTGTGCCGGCTCTATGGGGTGGACGGATCGAGGGTCCGGGTGATCCGCCAGGGCATCTCGCTCGACCCTCCCCCGGGGCCGGTGGAGCGGCCCGATGGGGTCCCGGAGCGCTACATCCTGTTCGTCGGCCACCGGTGGACGTACAAGAACTTCGACCGCTTCCTTGAAGCGGTCTCCCCGCTGCTTGCAAAGGACCGGGAGCTGCACCTGCTCTGCGTGGGGGGCGACCCCTTCTCGGAGGCCGAGGACCTGAGGATCTCCCGGCTCGGTCTGGCCGGGCAGGTGCGCCAGATGAGGGTGGACGACAGCTTTCTCATCGCCCTGTACAAGAACGCCCTGGCTTTTGTGTTCCCGTCCCTCTACGAAGGCTTCGGGTTACCGGTCCTGGAAGCGTTCGCCTGCGGCTGTCCGGCAGTGCTCAGCAACACCTCCTCGCTGCCGGAGCTGGGCGGCGACGCTGCCGAATACTTCGATCCGGGGGACGAGGCGTCCATGGCGGAAGGGATATCGAGGGTAGTGCAAGACGAGGGTCTGAGGGCCCGGATGACCGCCCAGGGTCTGGAGCGCGCCAAGCTGTTCTCCTGGGACAGGACCGCCCGGGAGACCAAGGCGGCATACCTCAGCATGCTCTGA
- a CDS encoding ATP-binding cassette domain-containing protein gives MLEIKDLTVEVGGRTVLKDVNLTVASGSTSVLFGPNGSGKSSLLSSIMGVGAYRIVGGEIRFDGHDITHMPVDQRAKLGIGLMSQRPPNLVGVTLKTMLKVTGHGKVDPRELASTLGMERFLGRDVNVGFSGGEIKRSELLQLAAQNPCMYMLDEPESGVDLESIEKVGNMVRHLLTTGMKCAGEREAHGKSALVITHTGQILDYIEADHGYVLCDGVITCQGNPRELLREIRAKGYEECVKCRLVRTG, from the coding sequence ATGTTAGAGATCAAGGACCTGACGGTAGAGGTAGGGGGCAGGACGGTCCTCAAGGACGTCAACTTGACGGTGGCTTCCGGCTCCACCAGCGTCCTGTTCGGACCGAACGGCTCGGGAAAATCGAGCCTGCTGTCCTCCATCATGGGGGTGGGCGCGTACAGGATCGTGGGAGGCGAGATACGATTCGACGGACATGACATCACCCACATGCCGGTGGACCAGCGGGCCAAGCTGGGCATCGGCCTGATGTCCCAACGGCCCCCGAACCTGGTGGGCGTTACGCTCAAGACGATGCTCAAGGTCACCGGCCACGGCAAGGTGGACCCCAGGGAACTGGCGTCCACGCTGGGGATGGAGCGCTTCCTGGGAAGGGACGTGAACGTGGGCTTCTCCGGCGGGGAGATCAAGAGGTCGGAGCTTTTGCAGCTGGCGGCCCAGAACCCCTGCATGTACATGCTGGACGAGCCGGAGTCCGGGGTTGACCTGGAGAGCATAGAGAAGGTCGGGAACATGGTCCGCCACCTTCTCACCACCGGGATGAAGTGCGCCGGGGAGCGGGAGGCGCACGGTAAGAGCGCCCTGGTGATCACTCACACCGGACAGATACTTGATTACATCGAAGCTGACCATGGATATGTGCTGTGCGACGGGGTCATCACCTGCCAAGGGAACCCCCGGGAACTGCTGAGAGAGATACGCGCCAAGGGATACGAGGAGTGTGTGAAATGCCGACTGGTGAGGACGGGCTGA